The Thermoanaerobacterium thermosaccharolyticum DSM 571 region GCTGTCGAGGAGATATTTACAAAGTACAGGAAAACCCACAATGACGGTGTATTTGATGCATATACTCCGGAAATAAGGGCTGCTAGGCATGCAGGGATAATCACAGGACTTCCAGATGCGTATGGCAGAGGAAGAATCATAGGCGATTACAGAAGAGTTGCACTTTATGGAATTGATAGACTCATCGAAGAAAAGGAAAAAGAAAAGCTTGAGCTTGATTACGATGAATTTGATGAAGCTACAATAAGGCTGAGAGAAGAACTGACAGAACAGATAAAAGCATTAAACGAAATGAAAGAGATGGCTTTAAAGTACGGGTATGACATATCAAAGCCTGCAAAAAATGCAAAAGAAGCTGTTCAATGGACGTATTTCGCTTTCCTTGCAGCTATAAAAGAGCAAAATGGTGCTGCTATGTCGCTTGGAAGAGTATCTACTTTTCTTGACATATATATTGAAAGAGATCTTAAAGAAGGAACGTTGACAGAAAGGCAAGCACAGGAATTGATGGATCATTTCGTGATGAAATTGAGAATGGTGAGGTTTTTAAGGACTCCAGATTATAACGAACTTTTTAGTGGTGATCCTGTTTGGGTGACTGAGTCTATAGGCGGTGTAGGAGTAGATGGAAGGCCTCTGGTTACTAAAAATTCGTTTAGGATATTAATACTCTCTACAATTTAGGTCCTGCTCCTGAGCCGAATTTGACGGTTCTTTGGTCAAAAAGACTTCCGGAAAACTTTAAAAAATTCTGTGCTAAAGTATCAATAGACACGAGTTCAATACAGTACGAGAATGACGACTTGATGAGGCCTATCTACAATGACGACTACAGCATTGCGTGCTGTGTTTCTGCAATGAAGACAGGTGAACAGATGCAATTCTTTGGCGCAAGGGCGAATCTTGCGAAGGCATTGCTGTATGCAATAAATGGCGGTATCGATGAAAGGTACAAGACTCAAGTAGCGCCAAAATTCAATCCGATAACATCAGAGTATCTAGATTTTGACGAAGTCATGGCAGCATACGACAACATGCTGGAGTGGCTGGCTAAAGTGTATGTAAAAGCTATGAATATAATACACTATATGCATGACAAGTATGCATACGAAAGATCGCTTATGGCCCTACATGATAGGGACATTGTAAGGACGATGGCATTTGGAATAGCTGGGCTGTCTGTTGCGGCAGATTCATTAAGTGCGATAAAATATGCAAAAGTGAAAGCTATAAGAGATGAGAATGGCATAGCTGTAGATTATGAAGTTGAAGGGGATTTTCCTAAGTTCGGAAATGATGACGACAGAGTAGACTCCATTGCTGCTGATATTGTAGAGAGATTTATGAATAAACTTAAGAAACACAAGACCTACAGAAATTCTATACCAACATTATCTGTTTTAACAATAACGTCAAATGTCGTCTATGGGAAAAAGACAGGTGCTACACCAGATGGCAGAAAAGCCGGTGAACCATTTGCACCTGGTGCAAATCCAATGCATGGAAGAGATACAAAGGGTGCTGTTGCTTCTATGAACTCAGTATCTAAAATTCCTTATGATAGTTCATTGGACGGAATATCATATACGTTTACGATTGTGCCAAATGCATTGGGCAAAGAAGATGAAGACAAGATAAATAATCTTGTAGGATTATTGGATGGATATGCATTTAAATCTGGACATCATATCAATATAAACGTATTAAATAGAGACATGCTTATTGATGCTATGGATCATCCAGAGAAATATCCACAGCTTACCATAAGAGTATCAGGATATGCGGTTAATTTCAATAAACTGACTAAGGAACAGCAGTTGGAAGTTATATCACGTACATTCCATGAATCTATGTAAAAGTAAATTTCTTGTAAGGAGGATGTGTCATGGTTATGGGAAAAATACATTCAATAGAAACATGCGGAACTGTCGATGGACCTGGTGTGAGGTATGTTGTATTCATGCAAGGATGTCTATTGAGATGTGCATATTGCCATAACCCTGACACTTGGCATTTAAATGATGGAAAAGAAGCATCTACAGATGAAATATTTAATGATGTGAAAAGATATATACCATATATGAAAGCATCTGGCGGCGGTGTGACATTGACTGGCGGTGAACCGACACTTCAAGTAGAGTTCTGCACAGATCTATTTAAGAAGCTTAAAGCAGAGAACATACACACTGCAATAGATACGTCGGGATTTGTCGATATTGAAAAAGTAGAAGAACTTGTAAAATACACAGATCTTTTTTTGCTTGACATAAAGCATATTGATGATGATGAACATAAGAAACTTACAGGTGTTTCAAATAGAAAGACGTTAAAATTTGCAAAATATCTATCAGATATAGATAAAAAAGTCTGGATAAGACATGTGATAGTGCCGGGTATAACGGATGATATGGAAGAAATAAAGAAGTTAGCTGATTTTGTGTCGTCATTAAAGAATATAGACAGAGTTGAAATCCTGCCGTACCATAAAATGGGCGTGTATAAATATGAAGCACTTGGGATACCATATAGTTTGAAAGAAATAAATCCTCCTGACACATCAAAAATAGAAGAGATAAAAGAAGAATTTAGAAAAAGAGATATTAAAGTAGTCTAAAAGCCTCATGATGTCTGTCATGGGGCTCTTACTTTGATTTAAGTTAATAAAGGGTGTAAAATTATCATGTGATGATGTAATTTTTGGAGGTAATCGTATGAATTTAAATAAGATAAATAGAAATACGTACTACATAGATAATCCTACAAATATAGGTGTTTACACCTATAAAAACAAAAATTGTCTATTAGTAGATACTGGTATAAACAATGGACAAGCGAGAAAGATTGACAATGTATTAGTAGAAAATGGATTACATCCCAAATATATTATAAATACCCACAATCACATGGACCACTGCGGCGGTAATATATACTTTAAGACTCAGTACCCTGGGTGCGAAATCTATACATCAAATAAGGAGCGATTATATATAGAAAATCCAGAGTTGAGAGATATTGTACTATTTTCTTCATGCCCAATAAGAGATCTTGATACGACTAATAAAACATTTTCTGTTGATTTCGTCCTTGATTATGGTATCTCAAAAATTGGCGATGAAAAGTTTGATATAATATCTTTGGTGGGGCATTCAATAGATCAAATCGGTGTCATTACACCTGATAGAGTATGTTTTTTGGGAGACAGCGTATTTAGTGAGGATACAATAAAAAAATATTCACTTCCATATTTGTTTAATATAGAAAAAAGCATTGAAACTTTAAAAAAGTTAAAAGAGGTGGATGCAGACTATTTTGTAATAAGTCACATAGATAGAGTGCTTAATAAGGATGAGCTTGATGCACTTATAGAAAAAAATATTTCAAATATAGAAGATAATGTTGAAATTATACTGGAATTATTGGAACAACCTCAGACAAGGGAAGGATTGCTGCAAAACTTAGTAATATTAAACGATCTGCCATTAAATTTTACTCAGTATTATATTTATTTTTCATCGGTTTCCGCATTTTTGAGCTATTTGAGAGATAAAAAACTTATCGATTATTCCATAGAAAACGGAGAAATATATTTTTATAGAAAGCCTGTTTGAATAGATTTTTGGACTTTGCCAAAAGCTTTTGCAAACAAATAATATCATGAAAGGAGTATTTGTATGAAAGACTTTAATGGAAAAGTTGTAATAGTGACTGGAGGCGGGCAGGGTGGTATGACAGTAAAAATGATATATGTGTAAAAACCTTCCGCAAAATCTAATGTTGTAGTATTATTATTTTAATGATATTTATAGTTTTTCTATTTAGTAATGAGGTGTGCTTATGAGAGAGGTAAAAGCGGATGATATAAAAAAAACTGTCGAGCTTTTATGTATAGAAGCTAATTATAATTTACCGCAAGACGTTTTAAATACATTGAAGGAAAAGGCTTACGAGGAAGTTAGCGAAACAGGAATAGAAATACTGAATAGTATAATTGAAAATGCTGAGATTGCCAAGGTAAAAGAAATGCCAATATGCCAAGACACAGGCATAGCGGTGATTTTCGTTGAGATAGGACAAGATGTCCATGTTGTAGGTGGTAGTCTTGATGATGCTATAAATAATGGTGTTAAAGATGGATATCTCAATGGATATTTAAGAAAATCAATTGTGAATGATCCATTCGTACGTATCAACACAAATGATAATACACCACCTATTGTACATTATGATATTGTAGGCGGCGACAAATTAAAAATTACAGTTGCGCCAAAAGGCGCAGGAAGTGAAAACATGAGTGCGCTAAAGATGATGAAGCCTTCCGACGGCATTGAAGGTGTAAAGAAGTTTATAATTGATACAGTTGAAGCGTCAGGTCCTAATGCATGTCCGCCTCTGGTGGTAGGCGTTGGAATAGGCGGCAATTTTGAGTATGCGCCGTTACTTGCAAAAAAGGCCCTTTTAAGGCCGATCGATCAAAGAAGCAGTGACGGCGATGTGAGGGCATTGGAAGAAGAACTTTTATTAAAAGTAAATAGCCTTGGAATAGGACCGCAAGGACTGGGAGGTAGGATAACCGCTCTAGCAGTAAATATAGAAAAATATCCTACCCATATCGCAATGCTTCCAGTAGCTGTAAATATATCGTGTCATGTTACAAGGCATGCGACAGCTATACTATAAAAACAAATTAAAAATGTGGAGGGGAAAATGTATAAAAAGATAAATACACCTTTAACAGAAGAAGTCATAAAAAATTTAAAAGCTGGCGATACTGTTTTGATTACAGGTAAAGTTCTTACTGCCAGAGATGCTGCACATAAAAGGATGATAGAATTATTAAACAATGGTCAAGATATGCCAGTTGACATAAAAAATCAAGTAATTTACTACGTAGGACCTTGTCCTGCAAAACCTGGTCAAGCGGTAGGAAGCTGTGGGCCTACTACAAGTGGCAGAATGGATGCATACACGCCGAAACTTTTGGAGATTGGGCTTAAAGGGATGATCGGAAAAGGATACAGAAATCAAGAAGTCATTGATGCTATGATGAAGTACCACGCTGTGTATTTTACAACAATTGGTGGTGCTGGCGCATTACTATCAGAAAGAGTGATAGAGTCTAAAGTAGTTGCGTATAATGATTTAGGACCAGAGGCGATACATGAATTTACTGTCGAAGATTTCCCTGTCATTGTTACGATTGACATGTACGGAAATAATCTTTACGAAAGTGAGAAAGAAAAGTATAGAAAGGCGAATTTTTAAAACAAAAGGGTGGTTTTAATGTCGTTATTGCCTTTGAAACAACTTATGGAAGAATGTATGAATTGTACAAAATGTCCGCTGCACAATGTCAGAAACAATGTAGTTTTTGGTGAAGGAAATTTAAGGTCTAAGATTATGTTTATAGGTGAAGGACCTGGACGAGATGAAGACATTCAAGGACGACCTTTTGTTGGAAAAGCAGGTCAATTATTAAATAAAATGATTGAAGCTATAGATTTGAAAAGAGAGGATGTATACATAGCGAATATTGTGAAATGCAGACCTCCAAATAATAGAGTTCCGCTACAAAATGAAGTAGATGCCTGCCTGCCGTATCTGCGCAATCAAGTTGCAATAATAGCTCCTAAAATCATTGTATGTTTAGGTGCCACAGCGGCGAAAGCTATAATTGATAAGAATTTTAAGATAACTGTTATGAGGGGCAAGTGGATAGAAAGAAAAGGCGTAAAGATAATAGCTACTTATCATCCAGCAGCACTCTTAAGAGACCCAGAGAAAAAGTATCCTGCATGGGAGGATTTTAAATCAATAAAAAATGAACTTGAAAAAGTGTAATTTATAGTATATTGACGCATACTTGAGCATAATGCTGTTATTATTGGATAACAGCGCTATAGGGCTATTAATAGACATTGAATAGGAATTTAA contains the following coding sequences:
- the pflA gene encoding pyruvate formate-lyase-activating protein; the protein is MVMGKIHSIETCGTVDGPGVRYVVFMQGCLLRCAYCHNPDTWHLNDGKEASTDEIFNDVKRYIPYMKASGGGVTLTGGEPTLQVEFCTDLFKKLKAENIHTAIDTSGFVDIEKVEELVKYTDLFLLDIKHIDDDEHKKLTGVSNRKTLKFAKYLSDIDKKVWIRHVIVPGITDDMEEIKKLADFVSSLKNIDRVEILPYHKMGVYKYEALGIPYSLKEINPPDTSKIEEIKEEFRKRDIKVV
- a CDS encoding MBL fold metallo-hydrolase; protein product: MNLNKINRNTYYIDNPTNIGVYTYKNKNCLLVDTGINNGQARKIDNVLVENGLHPKYIINTHNHMDHCGGNIYFKTQYPGCEIYTSNKERLYIENPELRDIVLFSSCPIRDLDTTNKTFSVDFVLDYGISKIGDEKFDIISLVGHSIDQIGVITPDRVCFLGDSVFSEDTIKKYSLPYLFNIEKSIETLKKLKEVDADYFVISHIDRVLNKDELDALIEKNISNIEDNVEIILELLEQPQTREGLLQNLVILNDLPLNFTQYYIYFSSVSAFLSYLRDKKLIDYSIENGEIYFYRKPV
- a CDS encoding fumarate hydratase → MREVKADDIKKTVELLCIEANYNLPQDVLNTLKEKAYEEVSETGIEILNSIIENAEIAKVKEMPICQDTGIAVIFVEIGQDVHVVGGSLDDAINNGVKDGYLNGYLRKSIVNDPFVRINTNDNTPPIVHYDIVGGDKLKITVAPKGAGSENMSALKMMKPSDGIEGVKKFIIDTVEASGPNACPPLVVGVGIGGNFEYAPLLAKKALLRPIDQRSSDGDVRALEEELLLKVNSLGIGPQGLGGRITALAVNIEKYPTHIAMLPVAVNISCHVTRHATAIL
- a CDS encoding Fe-S-containing hydro-lyase; amino-acid sequence: MYKKINTPLTEEVIKNLKAGDTVLITGKVLTARDAAHKRMIELLNNGQDMPVDIKNQVIYYVGPCPAKPGQAVGSCGPTTSGRMDAYTPKLLEIGLKGMIGKGYRNQEVIDAMMKYHAVYFTTIGGAGALLSERVIESKVVAYNDLGPEAIHEFTVEDFPVIVTIDMYGNNLYESEKEKYRKANF
- a CDS encoding uracil-DNA glycosylase: MSLLPLKQLMEECMNCTKCPLHNVRNNVVFGEGNLRSKIMFIGEGPGRDEDIQGRPFVGKAGQLLNKMIEAIDLKREDVYIANIVKCRPPNNRVPLQNEVDACLPYLRNQVAIIAPKIIVCLGATAAKAIIDKNFKITVMRGKWIERKGVKIIATYHPAALLRDPEKKYPAWEDFKSIKNELEKV